From one Triticum urartu cultivar G1812 chromosome 3, Tu2.1, whole genome shotgun sequence genomic stretch:
- the LOC125542191 gene encoding BTB/POZ and MATH domain-containing protein 2-like produces the protein MGCTASTRRAGRGSLVFEVSGYGRVSLDVQSSEVFTVGSYDWQIRFYEEGVLGHSGGYVAVYLFLVSKKAKVRATFELSLVDITGSTAPRTMRTVAAEFDSGDRTCFGHPECMKKNKLEVSPYLRGDRLTIECAITICTEAPKSFAEVLLPPSDITDHLRKLWQRKEGSDVTFEVQGEAFPAHKIVLAMRSPVFKEELYGALRENDMGRVIIGDMQPLVFEALLHFIYTDSLPTMDDLYQYQDEYKEIIGHLLVAADRYAMERLKIICESILCKNIDVKTVVTTLVLADQHHCNKLTDACIEFIASLGKVDDIIASQGYVELKRTCPLALLELWEKATRLYMI, from the coding sequence ATGGGATGCACGGCGTCCACGCGACGTGCAGGGCGGGGCTCGCTCGTGTTCGAGGTCTCAGGGTACGGCCGAGTTAGCCTCGACGTACAATCATCGGAAGTATTCACCGTCGGCTCTTACGACTGGCAGATTCGTTTCTATGAGGAAGGAGTGCTTGGGCATTCCGGAGGCTATGTGGCGGTCTATCTCTTTTTGGTCagcaagaaggccaaggtgagGGCAACCTTCGAGCTCAGTTTGGTGGACATCACAGGATCAACGGCGCCTCGTACGATGAGGACGGTCGCCGCAGAATTCGACTCTGGCGACCGAACGTGCTTCGGCCATCCCGAGTGCATGAAGAAGAACAAGCTCGAGGTGTCGCCTTACCTTCGCGGCGATCGCCTCACAATTGAGTGTGCCATCACTATCTGCACGGAAGCGCCCAAATCGTTTGCTGAGGTGCTGTTGCCGCCATCCGACATCACGGATCACCTCAGGAAGTTGTGGCAACGGAAAGAGGGAAGCGATGTCACCTTCGAGGTTCAAGGGGAGGCTTTTCCTGCCCACAAGATAGTGCTCGCAATGCGGTCGCCGGtgtttaaagaagagttgtacgGTGCCTTGAGGGAAAATGATATGGGTCGTGTTATCATCGGCGACATGCAACCTCTAGTCTTCGAGGCCCTGCTCCATTTTATATACACCGATTCGTTGCCCACCATGGATGATCTTTACCAATATCAAGATGAGTACAAAGAGATTATTGGACATTTGCTTGTAGCCGCGGATCGGTATGCCATGGAAAGACTGAAGATCATATGTGAAAGCATCCTTTGCAAGAACATAGATGTGAAGACCGTGGTGACTACACTGGTTTTGGCTGATCAGCATCACTGCAACAAGTTGACTGATGCTTGCATTGAATTTATTGCCTCTTTGGGTAAAGTGGATGATATAATAGCAAGCCAGGGATATGTTGAGCTCAAAAGAACCTGTCCTTTGGCTTTACTGGAACTGTGGGAGAAGGCAACTAGGCTCTACATGATATAG